The Deinococcus aerolatus DNA window ACTTCCAGAGGTGCTGGCCTTTCTCAAAGCCCACGAACGAGAGGCCGCACCGCCCCTCCTGACCTTCGATGACCAGACCGGACGGCAGGTGGACTTTGATCTGCGCGGCCCGCTGGCAGAGGTGCTGGAGCGGTATACCCCTGCGCCCGTCAGAGCTGGGCCGGGGCGTCCCAGACTGGGCGTCGTGGCCCGCGAGATCACGCTGCTGCCCCGGCACTGGGAGTGGCTGGAGGGCCAGCGCGGCGGGGCATCGGCCGCGCTGCGCCGCCTGATTGACGAGGCCCGCAAGGCCGATCCCGAAGGCGAACGCTGCCGCCAGGCCCAGAGCGCTGCCGACCGCTTTCTGGGCGTGCTGGCCGGTGACCTGCCCGGCTACGAGGACGCCACCCGCGCCCTGTACGCGGGCGACGGCGCCGCGTTTCAGGCCCGCGTGCAGCACTGGCCGGACGATATCCGCACCCACGCGCTGTATCTGGCCGCTCCGGCCTTCGCAGAGAAATCATGACTGCGCCGCGCCAGTACAAAGACTTTGCGCCGCGCGTGTAGACGATCTTAAGGAATTGCTGACGCTATGGCAGGAGAGATTCATGGGGAAAAGTGGTAGGTCATCCCACTACGCCCGCCGCCGTGCTGGGTTGTCTGGCTGCGGAGTATCCCGCTGAAGTGCTCTCTGGGTCTGTTGCGTCTGGCCCATCCCGGTCTACTGGAGGGCTGGCCCGCCGTCGCCGTGCCGAATCTGGTGGCCCAGGATCCCGAGGCCTGACGCACTGCCCACACCGAGGCACATTTTCAGGTGGTGGCGGACATCCAGCCCTAAAGGGGAAGAGGTGGCCGGTAGCCCGGCATCCGGGCTGGAGGTTCCGGGCGCCGCTGGCCGCCTGCCCTGACCTTCCGCCAGAGGCTGCGGCACGGCTGGGCGGTGACGCTTCAATGCTGGTAGAGCAGGCGACGGCTTGACGAACAACCGGAGTCAGCCCTGAGCGCAAAAAACCCCCCGGCCACAAAGGGCCAGGGGGCTGCACTCCCGGTTACGGGGCTGTGTCTGAAAAGCCTTACTTCAGTTCGACGGTGGCGCCAGCGGCTTCCAGCTGGGCCTTGAACTTCTCGGCCTCGTCCTTGGAGATGCCTTCCTTCAGGGCGCCGCCCTTCTCGCTCATGTCCTTGGCTTCCTTCAGACCCAGGCCGGTGATGGCGCGGATTTCCTTAATGACGTTGATCTTGCTGGCGCCAGCGCTCACCAGAACAACGTCAAATTCGGTCTTTTCTTCGGCCACGGGGGCCGCAGCAGCGCCGCCGCCGCCCATCGAAACGGCCGCCGTGACGCCCCAGGTTTCCTTGAGGCCGTCGATCAGGTCCGCGAGTTCCATGATGGTCAGAGTGCCGAGTTGATCGATCATTGCCTGCTTGTCGTATGCCATGTTGGTGTTCCTCCAGAGGTGGAATTAATGCTGAGTCGGGTTGAAGACGCTTTTAAAAGATGGAGCAGACGCTTAGGCGCCCGCGCCTTCCTCTTCAAGCTTGGTCTTGTACGCTTCGAGGATGCCCACGAAGTTGCTGAGGTGGGCGCTGAGGACGCCGACCAGTTCGGCCTGCAAGGTTTCCTTGCTGCCCAGGCTGGCCAGACGGTTGACGACGCTCACGTCCACCTTGTTGCCTTCCAGGAATCCGCCCTTGACGGAGGGAATGCCCTTGTCGTTGCCTTTGGCCGCGTCGGCTAGGGCCTTGGCGACCCCGGCGGGGTCGGAGTGGGCCAGCACCAGGGCGCTGGGTCCCTTGAGGGTGTCGGCGAAATCGCGTCCACCGTCCTGAAGGGCGCGGTCGATCAGGGTGTTCTTGGCAACGATCAGCTGCCCGCCCTTCTCGCGGATGTCTTTGCGCAGTTTGCTCAGCTGTCCGGCACTCAGGCCCTGGTAGTCGACGACGTAAAACGTCTCGATCTCATTCAGGCTCTGCTTGAGGGTGCTGAGGGTCTGCACGTTCTTGGGATTCGCCACGCAGTGAACCTCCTCGTGGTTGAACAAGTCTGCAGGTGCAAGTTCGCCTTCGGGCGCTTCGCAGCCTGGCAACTCGGCGGGATGTTTAAACCGGGCAAGGGTCCCCGCTGTCTTGGGTGCCGCACTAGAAACGGATTGGAGAGGTGCGAAGTTGCACCGGGGTGCCGGAAATCAGGAATGAGGGGGAAGGCGTGCCGCCCCCTCAGAAGGTGGTCAGGACTGGGCGCTGGCGCTGAGGCTCAGCGGAATGCTTGGCCCCATCGTGGTGGTCAGAAACGCCGTGCGCAGGAAGACGCCCTTGGCGCTGCTGGGCTTGGCCCCTTCCAGCGCGGAGACCAGCGCGGCGTAGTTGGCGCTCAGGTTGGCCGGATCAAAGCTGGCCTTGCCGATGGGCGCATGGATCACGCCGGTCTTGTCGTTGCGGAACTCGATGCGCCCGGCCTTGAGGCTGGACACCATGCCGGTCACGTCAGGACCCACCGTGCCGCTCTTGGGGTTGGGCAGCAGGCCGCGCGGCCCCAGCAGACGGGCCAGTTTCTGACCCACCGAGGCCATCATATCCGGGGTCGCCACCACGGCGTCGAAGTCCATGAAGCCGCCGGCGATGCGCTCGATCAGCTCGTCGCCGCCTGCCACGTCCGCGCCAGCAGCCTCGGCAGCGGCAATGTTTTCACCCTTGGTGATCACTGCCACGCGCACGCTGCGGCCGGTGCCGTGCGGCAGCGAAACGGTGCCGCGCACGTTCTGGTCGCTCTTGCGGGGGTCGATGCCAAGACGGAAGTGAATCTCCACCGTCTCATCGAACTTCGCCGTGGCAATGTCCTTGACCAGGGCGGCCGCTTCCTCGATGGTGTACTGCTTGTCGCGGTCGACTTTCCCTTCCAGTGCGCGGTAGCGCTTGCCGTGCTTAGGCATTGGGGCCTCCCTCGATGGTAACGCCCATGCTGCGCGCAGTTCCCGCGACGGTGTTGGCGGCGGCTTCCACGCTGCCCGCGTTGAGGTCGGGCATCTTGGTCTTGGCAATTTCCAGGACCTGGTCCCAGTTCAGCTTGCCGACCTTGGCCTTGTTGGGCGTGGGGCTGCCCTTGGTCAGGCCGGCGGCCTTGCGGATCAGGTAGCTCATGGGCGGGGTCTTGGTGATGAACGTGAAGCTGCGGTCCGCGAAGATGGTGATCTCCACGGGAATGATCGCGTCACCCTTGTCGGCGGTCAGGGCATTGAACGCCTTGGTGAACTCCATGATGTTCGCGCCGTACTGACCCAGCGCGGGGCCGACAGGCGGGGCCGGGGTGGCCTTGCCTGCAGGCAGTTGCAATTTGACGATACCGGTCACTTTCTTCATTTCGACTCCTTAGCTCCCCCGTGCCACGTCCCAAAAAGGACCGCGCTGGGGTGCTGGCGCTAAGTTCCGCCTGCGCTGCCCGGGGTGGGCAGGTTGGCAGCAACTTTTTCATTTTACTCGTTCTGCCCCCTCCTGCCAAGTGCGGCAGGAAAGGACGCGGTTTAGCGGGCCACCTGGCCGAAATCCAGCTCCACAGGCGTCTCACGGCCAAAGATGCTGACCAGCACCTTGACCTTGGCCTGCGGCACGTTGATCTCGCTGATGACGCCGCTGAAGTCCGCAAACGGTCCGCCGGTGACGCGCACCATGTCGCCGGCCTTGAAATCGGCCTTGACGCGGGGCGCTTCGGCGGCCTTGGGCTGCACGCCCACGCCCACCGAGGACAGCAGGCGCTGAACCTCTTCGTAGGACAGCGGCACCGGACGGGTGGCGGTGCCCACGAACCCGGTCACGCCGCTGGTGCCGCGCACCACTTCCCACGACTCGCCCAGCTCGCCGGGCGCGTCGTCGTCCTCGACGTCCATCTGCACAAAGACGTAGCCGGGAAACAGCTTGCGCTCCACGGTTTCTTTCTTGCCGCCGTCGCGCAGTTCCACGGCCTTCTCGCTGGGCTGCAGCACCTGGAAGATCTTGGTGCCGCGCATGCCCAGTCGGCTGGCCCGGTCCATCAGGTGCTGTTCCACGCGGTCTTCCTGACCCACGTAGGTGTGCACGGCGTACCATTCGATGCTCATGGCAGCACCAGCGTGATCAGGTTGCTGAAGATCAGGTCCAGCACCCACACGATCAGGGACAGGGCCACGACAAAGATCAGCACGGCCTGCGTGCCTTCGAACACCTGCTGGCGCGTCGGCCACGACACGCGCGA harbors:
- the secE gene encoding preprotein translocase subunit SecE; the protein is MNLIQYFRDSRAELSRVSWPTRQQVFEGTQAVLIFVVALSLIVWVLDLIFSNLITLVLP
- the rplK gene encoding 50S ribosomal protein L11 gives rise to the protein MKKVTGIVKLQLPAGKATPAPPVGPALGQYGANIMEFTKAFNALTADKGDAIIPVEITIFADRSFTFITKTPPMSYLIRKAAGLTKGSPTPNKAKVGKLNWDQVLEIAKTKMPDLNAGSVEAAANTVAGTARSMGVTIEGGPNA
- the nusG gene encoding transcription termination/antitermination protein NusG, producing the protein MSIEWYAVHTYVGQEDRVEQHLMDRASRLGMRGTKIFQVLQPSEKAVELRDGGKKETVERKLFPGYVFVQMDVEDDDAPGELGESWEVVRGTSGVTGFVGTATRPVPLSYEEVQRLLSSVGVGVQPKAAEAPRVKADFKAGDMVRVTGGPFADFSGVISEINVPQAKVKVLVSIFGRETPVELDFGQVAR
- a CDS encoding DUF2239 family protein, whose amino-acid sequence is MSDEPTLTVFQGHERLMTAPLPEVLAFLKAHEREAAPPLLTFDDQTGRQVDFDLRGPLAEVLERYTPAPVRAGPGRPRLGVVAREITLLPRHWEWLEGQRGGASAALRRLIDEARKADPEGERCRQAQSAADRFLGVLAGDLPGYEDATRALYAGDGAAFQARVQHWPDDIRTHALYLAAPAFAEKS
- the rplJ gene encoding 50S ribosomal protein L10, whose amino-acid sequence is MANPKNVQTLSTLKQSLNEIETFYVVDYQGLSAGQLSKLRKDIREKGGQLIVAKNTLIDRALQDGGRDFADTLKGPSALVLAHSDPAGVAKALADAAKGNDKGIPSVKGGFLEGNKVDVSVVNRLASLGSKETLQAELVGVLSAHLSNFVGILEAYKTKLEEEGAGA
- the rplL gene encoding 50S ribosomal protein L7/L12, giving the protein MAYDKQAMIDQLGTLTIMELADLIDGLKETWGVTAAVSMGGGGAAAAPVAEEKTEFDVVLVSAGASKINVIKEIRAITGLGLKEAKDMSEKGGALKEGISKDEAEKFKAQLEAAGATVELK
- the rplA gene encoding 50S ribosomal protein L1 gives rise to the protein MPKHGKRYRALEGKVDRDKQYTIEEAAALVKDIATAKFDETVEIHFRLGIDPRKSDQNVRGTVSLPHGTGRSVRVAVITKGENIAAAEAAGADVAGGDELIERIAGGFMDFDAVVATPDMMASVGQKLARLLGPRGLLPNPKSGTVGPDVTGMVSSLKAGRIEFRNDKTGVIHAPIGKASFDPANLSANYAALVSALEGAKPSSAKGVFLRTAFLTTTMGPSIPLSLSASAQS